A genomic segment from Gracilinanus agilis isolate LMUSP501 chromosome 1, AgileGrace, whole genome shotgun sequence encodes:
- the CARM1 gene encoding histone-arginine methyltransferase CARM1, protein MRTVCSSRHKAAEAGAMEYLELGQSEGATVIHCIPSYCQASWISIIVEEKPYSYGPFSLNYYILTQEVWKMERSNEDVCVFKCSVSRETECSRVGKQSFIITLGCNSVLIQFATPNDFCSFYNILKTCRGHNLERSVFSERTEESSAVQYFQFYGYLSQQQNMMQDYVRTGTYQRAILQNHSDFKDKIVLDVGCGSGILSFFAAQAGARKVYAVEASTMAQHAEVLVKSNNLTDRIVVIPGKVEEISLPEQVDIIISEPMGYMLFNERMLESYLHAKKYLKPSGNMFPTIGDVHLAPFTDEQLYMEQFTKANFWYQPSFHGVDLSALRGAAVDEYFRQPVVDTFDIRILMAKSVKYTVNFLEAKEGDLHRIEIPFKFHMLHSGLVHGLAFWFDVAFIGSIMTVWLSTAPTEPLTHWYQVRCLFQSPLFAKAGDTLSGTCLLIANKRQSYDISIVAQVDQTGSKSSNLLDLKNPFFRYTGTTPSPPPGSHYTSPSENMWNTGGAYNLSSGMAVAGMPTAYDLSSVIASGASVSHNNLIPLANTGIVNHTHSRMGSIMSTGIVQGSSSGQSGGGSSTHYPVNSQFTMGGPAISMASPMSITTNTMHYGS, encoded by the exons atgagaacagtttgttccagtaGGCATAAAGCTGCTGAGGCAGGTGCTATGGAGTATCTTGAGCTTGGTCAGTCAGAGGGTGCCacggtcatccactgcatccccagCTATTGCCAGGCGTCCTGGATTTCAATAATTGTGGAAGAGAAA CCTTATTCCTATGGACCCTTCTCCTTGAACTACTACATCCTGACTCAGGAAGtgtggaagatggaaaggagTA atgAAGATGTTTGTGTGTTTAAGTGCTCCGTGTCCAGAGAAACAGAATGCAGCCGAGTTGGAAAGCAGTCCTTCATCATCACCTTGGGATGTAATAGTGTCCTTATACAATTTGCCACACCTAATG ATTTCTGTTCATTCTACAATATTCTGAAAACCTGTCGAGGTCACAACTTAGAGCGCTCTGTCTTCAGTGAGCGGACAGAAGAATCCTCTGCTGTGCAGTACTTCCAG TTCTATGGCTACCTGTCACAGCAACAGAATATGATGCAAGATTATGTACGAACAGGCACGTATCAAAGGGCAATTCTGCAGAACCATAGTGATTTTAAAGACAAG attGTCTTAGATGTGGGCTGTGGCTCGGGGATCCTGTCTTTTTTTGCTGCTCAGGCAGGAGCAAGAAAAGTCTATGCAGTGGAAGCAAGCACCATGGCTCAGCATGCTGAG GTTTTAGTAAAGAGTAACAACCTCACAGACCGAATTGTGGTCATTCCTGGAAAGGTGGAGGAAATCTCACTTCCCGAGCAGGTGGACATAATTATTTCAGAGCCAATGGGCTACATGCTTTTCAATGAACGTATGTTGGAGAGCTACCTCCATGCCAAGAAGTACTTAAAGCCTAGTG GGAATATGTTTCCAACTATTGGGGATGTACATCTTGCACCATTTACAGATGAGCAGCTCTACATGGAACAGTTTACCAAGGCCAATTTTTG GTATCAGCCATCTTTTCATGGAGTTGACTTGTCAGCCCTTAGAGGAGCAGCAGTAGACGAGTATTTCAGACAGCCTGTCGTG GACACCTTTGATATCAGGATTTTAATGGCTAAGTCAGTAAAATATACGGTGAATTTTTTAGAAGCCAAAGAAGGTGATTTGCACAG GATAGAAATCCCATTCAAGTTCCACATGCTGCACTCAGGACTTGTCCATGGCTTGGCTTTCTGGTTTGATGTAGCCTTCATTGGTTCAAT AATGACAGTGTGGCTATCCACAGCACCCACAGAGCCTCTGACTCACTGGTACCAAGTTCGGTGTTTGTTTCAGTCGCCGCTCTTTGCAAAGGCCGGGGACACGCTCTCAGGGACATGTCTGCTCATTGCAAATAAGAG ACAAAGCTATGACATCAGTATTGTTGCCCAGGTGGATCAGACGGGTTCTAAATCCAGTAACCTCCTGGACCTGAAAAACCCTTTCTTTAG ATATACAGGTACGACGCCATCTCCTCCTCCTGGCTCCCACTACACGTCTCCCTCTGAGAACATGTGGAACACAGGCGGTGCCTACAATCTGAGCAGTGGGATGGCTGTGGCTG GGATGCCAACGGCCTATGACCTGAGCAGTGTTATTGCTAGCGGAGCCAGCGTCAGCCACAACAACCTTATCCCTTTAG CCAACACTGGGATTGTCAATCACACCCACTCCCGGATGGGCTCCATTATGAGCACAGGGATTGTCCAAG GGTCCTCCAGTGGCCAGAGTGGAGGCGGCTCCAGCACTCACTACCCAGTCAACAGCCAGTTTACCATGGGGGGCCCCGCCATCTCCATGGCCTCCCCTATGTCCATCACCACCAACACAATGCATTATGGGAGCTAA